TACAACATAATTGGAGATGTCCTCACTTGTGTTAGCTGATAGACCTAAGAATGAGGAAGGTTTTGACACCCAAGGAAAGcagacaaagtaaaaaaaccTAGTCTTACAGTTCTCACCTGGTCTCAGAGTTCTGGGCCAATCTTTGCTCCCGCTAAAGACAAACTAAGCAGAAAGGGCCCACCAAAGCTATAAAAAGTGTGATCTGTGATGTGCAGAACTGCTGCTAATCCGATGTCCTTCCTGATCTTTGGAACGACGATGGATGGCTTTATTATGATCAAGAGAGGCTTTAGAGAGCTTGtcagcagagcatagcaggacgaGGACCAGCAACAAGTGGTGCAGCAGTGCGTGTGAGTGTTTTTGCCTGCGCCAGTGTGCTTCTACAAATGAATTGAGATTAGTATATGACCACCAGCTTGTCTCTCAAATCTTTTTGTTGGAGCTTTCAGTTAAAGATAGCACAAAAGTGTGTAACTaggcacataaaacacatccaGTCACATGTGGGAATAAAGTTATTTGTTACCAATAATGATCCCAATAATCCTAATACCAATAATGATGTTCCGCTCCAAGGCTTAATACATGATGATTGGCTCCACTTAAACATAGGCCTACATAACAAACCACACATGGTTTAGCAAATGTAGAGCCACTTGGCCCGCTGGTAGTTCTTAGACTTTTTAATGTtggatgtaaaaataaatcttttctTAGGCCCAGATGAGACCATGTTTCCTGCCATTGAAAGAGTCTGGCGTGACAGAGAAGTGGTAAAGTTGAGTTTAGCGGTGGATttgcattttcttaaaaacatgcATATTCACAGTTTCGGGAAATGAGGGAAGTTCAAAGATACTTTTCAGCTGAATACAAGATTTATCTTGGAAGCACAACTAGTTGACAAACTACTAGATTACACCCTCATATGTGACTTTTACAGAGAAAACAGTGAAGCTTGTTGCTTAGTAACAACTTCTGTTTTATATGGCCTTTTCCTGccctcatttataaaaaacattttcttttgtgttggcCCATATCATTAAAAGCTTATAATGTCAAAGGAggtttttttgtaaacaatgtCATGTTGACTTGGCTTGGAAAAATATGATTCAGAgatattgtttgtattgtttgttataTCAAGTAACTCAGTGCTATTTCCTGGCAGAGCCATCTGACATTCCTTTTAACTTATTTACAAGGTTTCAAGGATGCATTGGAAAATGATCTACCATTTGAGCACGGCTCATCAAGCTCTCACAGTTATACGATACCATGCAGTACTGCATATTTTCACATGAAAGCATTTCACTGATGTCCCGTGGTAAGACTGTATGTAAAAGGGAATTAGGAGCATGCATGTGAGTGGAGACCTCATAGCATAACTGAGATTATGGCTGTGCACTTGCCCTTGATCGAGATTAAGAGACATAATGATGTGGTGTCATGTCTTAAAACTTTCGCATTCTCTTTGCACTTATGATCATCCAAAACCATCTGTTTATATATGCCACGATAGTCTTCTTTTTTCAAGTAGTGATGCCTCAGATGTTAAGTATGAGCCACATTGTGTGCACTTGATCAACTATTTGTACCAATGTATACATGTTTAAACCCTTGAATTAGTATGTGGTATGATATAAGTCAAATTTTAGCAAGATCTGACTGGAAACCAAatctgttttgtctttcataCACTTGGCATAGCATCACGTGATCATCAACTGTGATGATCACATAAAAACGGCCTGGCTTTGTGCAAATCTCCAAGGCTCAACACTTCATCTgctcaaaaaacaacaattattcTAATGTGGGTTGTAATCATTACTACTTTGTCAGTCAAATCATACAAAGCAGCACAGGATCTGCATGGCATCATGGAACCACTTCAGTGATAATAATATCCATGGGCAGGCCAATATGTAAGATGCTTTAGtaaaaacaatgagaaaaatCTTAGACAGCATGAGGTGTTCAAAGTATCATATGCATATGAAACATATGGTGCAAATGTATTTGGGGCAAAGCTTGATGACCGgaatttatccatccatctattaaTGACCATAGTGAGTGAAGTGGTTCGGCAGAGGAAGAATACATAGcccaaaacaacatgagtttacaacaaaagcaaacaaaagctGTTCATGACATGACAACTTTGAtaatgattttgtttatttgccaGCAGCTCAAATTTGTTTGAATTTAGGTAACTTGATTTAAATTAGAGACAGATTTTAGTCAACACAGTAAGTGAATCAAAGAAAGAGCACACAGCAGAAATATTTCACACAACAGACTGGTCATCGGAGTTGAAAGCAGTTAAAGGCTTCCATCACGGTGCCattttaattaactaattaacaATTGTTGTCATTTCTCCACTACAGGACCCTTTGTTAAGGTCCCCTCGCTTTTTATAAATAAAGGATGTATTTGCACATGAGGACATTTAATTAATGTGATGAAATTTCATGGCTAGGCCATTGAATCAAATCCACTGAAGTTTTAATTATTGAAACTTAATGTAATTTCAGACCAAATTACTCTGCAATGTGCTCTGCAAAGCTCATGATCTGCTAATTAAAGAGCGTCATAGCATATTTTaatctcattgttttggttttccagccACCAGAAACATTACATTGGGATTTAGTCTCATTGTTCTCACcaacaataatataaaagcAGTGAGTAGCTATTGTCAGAAACAAAAGCTCTAAAAAGCCAAATCTACACATCaaactacacacagacacagttaatGACAAGCTAGTTAATATGGTGAAGCAATTAGCAGCtgaagagccagatatttccctcaagAATTGGtgaagaccaaaacagagctaaaataaAGTGAATATTAACCTACAGTCTGGTGGTAACacatgtaactttaaaaaaatgataatgttgctccgCCTGTGCTGGCTGTGTTAATATAGGCACTTTACATGGTGATGTCAacgttgtgttgtgtttgtccaAGAGGCCAATTTGATTCATGTAGGTGTAACTTTGAACTAAATcgtgttttcttttcacagaGGAAAACTGCACATACTTCAGTCACTTCACTCCAGGGCAGGATGCTGCGatatttgaatataaaacacaaaaaggtaaGTTTCTGTTAGTGGTTCCCCAAAGGTGATAACTTTTATTTCATCCTGTCTAAGtgaattccttttttttgttgaaatatgttCCTTAGCACATCCCAGTCTGTGGGAAGTTGAACAAAAAACTGGCAGCATCACGTATTCCAAACTGATCTtaccttctgctgctgctgttgctctcTGTGGCTTCAGATTTTCATTCATGTTTCACTTCTGATTATTGGTCTCACAGCAGGTGTCAATGACAAAACTCTTCATAGGACATGAAGGAGTCCTGGTTGAAAGGCAATTGGATTTAACTTTTCCCAACCCTTTGTCCAGCTGGCTAAAAGTCAATGTACTTCCTCAGGTCATTACTTGCAAAGCTTTGTGTCCCAAACCTTCTCTTTCTGCATGTGATATATCTATACTTTAATAGTGTGCCTCAGACCTTTTTGTCAGAAATGATATTGGCAGATGTTGACGCACATAGGATACCAatgcttttttgaaaatgtaacagcTTTTTCTTTCCGTAATGATGGTTGCCGGCCGGGGTGAAATTTAACTCACTAAGTCACACAATTCACAGTGTGTGTACTAACACAAGGCAGACAGTGtttcatacagtacatggtgCCTCAAGAACAGTGCAAGACATGACTGTACATGCAGTACAGTCAATATTTcagaactctgtgtgtgtgtgtgtgtatgtgtgtgtgtgtgtgtgtgtgtgtgcttgttctAGTCCCCATTCCCTCCATCTTCCATTCCATCTATCCTCTCTCCAGTGACCCTGTAACTGGGACTGTCCTGAGCTCCCAGCCAGCGCATGTTGTATGACAGCCTTCCAATTTAGTGGGCATGGGGGGCTGTGCACATGTGGAGCACTGTCACACTCAGTTATTAGGGTGTGAATGTGAATAGTCTTGTACACCCCCCACACCACACCATAAACTCAGAGAGGATAATGCAAGAATACACAGGTACTTCCCCCccatcctcacacacacacacacacacacacacacacacacaaacacacacacacacacacacatgcagcattCCAGCCCTGATGGCCAGCCCTTGAGATACACACTGCAAGCTGAGCCATTTGGCCATACAATAATGGTGCATAAGGTTGAATGAGCATTGTTGATGTACATGTCACCACAGGCCATCCATTCATACAAGGCTCTTACATGTGTCTGCCATAGGGAGTTCGCaagtagaaaataaatgaagtgtTATGAAAATCTGACAGTGAGAATAGGCAAGGATGCTGCTGAAATGGATCTGGGTATTTGGAGGTTTGTAATATATTTCATAAACAACTGTGCCAATATCCACATGAACTGTATTATGTGGGCttgactgaaaatgaaacaCAGTGGCCATGTTCATGGTAATTAAGGGACAAATCACCAagtgcaacagtgtgtgtggttttagATAAATAGGAgttctatggcacagaggacaAAATACATCAGGCTTTGGCTGCGCAGGCAACACTTGTTagtagaatacatttttttgtctgttttgatctttttatgggatttgttgactatAACAAAAATGATAGAACATCACCAGGCTTATCATGAAGGTAATAATCTTTACATTCAAATCACAAAAGtactatataaatgtaatttgcttaCCGTTGCAGGGCGTTTTTGTAACAGGAACAGCAGCTGGCTTATTTTTTCCGATCAGAGAGTCAGATATGATGTGAGGCCTTTGATCTGCCGCCTGTTCGCCTGTGAACCATGCCTAGGGGAGAGGCAATCCTTTGGGGGGGGAGAGCCTTCATCTTCTTCTAGTAGAGGAGGTTGTGTCGCACCCTGAACGATGTGTTCACTGAGATACTGTCCGTCTGTGGAGCTCATTGGCTAGCTCAGTCTAAAACACCAAAGTTTCTCAACTCCAAGAGCAAAGCAGACGTAGAAAGATACCAGTGTTTCAGTCATAGTTTCTGGGCATACACCACTGGACCACCGAAGGGTCATTGgagaaaacaatgttgttttttacaaactACAGTGCTAAGATGTTTAGGAAATaattgagcatttaaaaaaatagttaactACATTTGAATCTTATTTCAAGATTTGTGTCTTCATGTGAAAACCAAACAGCTTGGGGTGCACCAGACAAGGTAGACACGTCTCAGAAGACGTACTAATGCATTCTTGTCTGGTCTTTGTAATTGGatttgttaaaaacatgaaaaacatacaAGGCCATCCTAATCTTCCACGCCTAAACTGATACTAATGACTTGACTAATGAAAAATACACCATTAGACcaaattgttttacaaaaaacaactaatctCTAAAGGATCCAGGACAACATACTGGGacacattataaaacaaattggAGTGTGACAGAATAATATCAAAAAGGTTTTGAAGAGGCCTCAaccttaacatttttttgtgaattttggCTTCAAACACTTAATTATTAACAAATTAGTTGTCGTCACCAACTACCCAAGAGTTTGCAGCTCTTCAATAGTCCATACTGCTCATTAAAGCAGTGTCCTACTATTAATCTCTAAAGATTATCTTTTGGGTATTTTCAGCCTttaattttgacaggacagatgaagacatgaaagtggagagagggcaggaatgacacacagcaaaggggcacaggttggagtcaaacctgggcccgctACATCAAGAAGCAAACATCCTCTCTACATGGGCACCTgctctgccaactgagctatctgggcacccatACAATTGATCTCTAGAATGTTGTGATGTGTCATGTGCTGTCAAATGACTTGCCATCTTTGTATTTATGAATCAAAGTAATACATTAAATGGTGGATTCAGAACCTGGGTTTTGCCCTAGTTAAAGCATTCCTGAAAGGATTGGTTTGTGGCtttactgataaaaaaaataaaaacttaatttcACTCCAATATATACAATACGCACGTGAACAATGTGAAATTACGTGTCAGTTTGTTGTCACTGGATTGTACAAGACTCATGGTCTCTTTCTTTCCAGAGTACAACATCTCAGCTGCAGCCATTTCGATCTTCAGTCTAGCCTTCATCATCCTGGGGTCTCTGTGTTTGATGGGATCTTGTACCGGTAAAGGCAAAGGAAGAGACTACCTCCTCAAACCTGCTGGCATGTTTTTCGCATTTGCAGGTGAGTTCAGTTAACCAACTTAGTTTCAATATCCCTGCAGTGTTCACAATTTGGAATGCAAAAACCTGACTTTGCCTTCATGATTACACATCCTGTTAGAGCATGGGAATCTGCACATTACCACAGGTATTACTACAGTACAAGCTGTACTACCAGACTGATGTTTACCCAACTCTCACTCCTACCCAGGTCTCTGTGCCTTTATTTCACTGGAGGTGATGCGTCAATCAGTCAAACGCATGATCGAGAGCAAGGACACAATCTGGATTGAATACTACTATGCCTGGTCCTTCGCTTGTGCCTGCACCGGCTTTGTCCTCCTCTTTCTCACTGGCATCGCCCTCCTGGTCCTGTCCATGCCCCAGATGCCCAGGAATCCATGGGA
The sequence above is drawn from the Etheostoma cragini isolate CJK2018 chromosome 2, CSU_Ecrag_1.0, whole genome shotgun sequence genome and encodes:
- the LOC117960532 gene encoding voltage-dependent calcium channel gamma-1 subunit-like, with the translated sequence MHKRTKIKIAIFVLLVGMACMFTAVVTDHWAVLSPQVNKVNETCEAAHFGLWRLCKKYIYISSENFEQGHGCGPISLPGEENCTYFSHFTPGQDAAIFEYKTQKEYNISAAAISIFSLAFIILGSLCLMGSCTGKGKGRDYLLKPAGMFFAFAGLCAFISLEVMRQSVKRMIESKDTIWIEYYYAWSFACACTGFVLLFLTGIALLVLSMPQMPRNPWETCMDAEADQAE